The region TAAATGTATATCCCAGGCGTATAGAGTATGCTGAAATCCCTGTAGAAAACTTCTCCCTTTAAAAACTTTTCAGCACCTACCGCTATCATCCCCCAATCACCTTCTATAACACCATATTGGGCATAGCCAAGATAATAGAAAAGCGACATGATGAAGATCGCCAAGGAAGAATAAATTTCTTTTTTGATATCCCTATCTTCTGTCATCAGAAAAATTTCCTAATTTAATTTTAATAATTGTACGCTATCAACTGTCAGACAAAAAGTTGATGATTAATGGATAAAAGAAAATAGAATGTTTCTGAAAACTTTCGTAAGCAAGGAACGCTGCATAACGAATGAGAATAAGCTGAAAAAAACGCTGAAAAAAAACACTTTCTATGTTCTCATGGTTTCTGATGAATTAAATTAATATGATGAGCCGCATCGTTTGTAACATAAGACGATAAGAAGATGCTTGACAATAATCTATGCCCTTCCTCATTCCAGTGTATATCGCCAGGGATAAAATATTTTGCTACAGTAAGCTGATTCTCTTTCTCACTGTTATTTGATCTTATAAAGTAAGGGAAATAATTAAGAAATTTTACATTATGCTTTAAAGACCAATCTTTCCAGAAAGAGACATGGATATTATTTAAATCATTACTTAATACTTGGTCAGGCCATGGATAAATTGCAATGGTCATTTTTATATTACGCTTCTCCAACAAGTCATACAGCATATTCATATATTTTTCCATACTTCTCAGGCCATTAGCATATCCATGGCGATAATACATGCTTAAACCGCTCTCCCCATTTACGCTGTTTTCTAATAGAAATGCCGGCTTCGGGGGAGATAATCTTTTTTCTTCATCCGTGGCGGAGGATAATAAGCTTTTGACTTTATTTTTCATATAAAACAGGAAAATACTATTATTTTTAATTAAACTACCTAATGTCATATTTGCTTCTTTGGGCATTGAATCGATTCTATTATCGGGTTCCCCTTTGATATTACCATCATTCCCTAATTTATATGATAGTTCATTGCCTGCATCACCAAAGTCAATAAAAACAACTAACTCATCAAACTTTAATCCGACTTCTTCAAGTAAATATTTGGTTTTTCTCCAATAAATAATAGGGCTGTATGAAGCAACTCCTGCGTTAAGAACCTCAATTCCTTTTTTTGATAGTTCGGTAGAGATCAACCCAACGAATGTGTTTGGATATTCTATTCCATTACCTTCTGTAAACGAATCACCAATAAATAATATCCGTTTGCTTTCAGAATTAATAGATATTTTCTTGGCAGATCCATTCTTGAAGCCAAGTGAATCCGTAAAAACGCGGTAAGTTATGTTGCCCCAACTAGCATTATCAACCGACTTATTCTTTGCCAGGTCATGATGATATATTTCCGAGTAAATTCTGAAAGATTTCTCCGCAGCTATTTTATTCTGAATGTTTCTTTCGTACCACGGATATCCAAAGATTATCTTATATGTTTTTGCGATTGTAACATCTAAAACAAAACAACTAATTACGACAAAAAATAAAACGGTTTTTTTAGGATGTCTCAAAAAGAAATTGCTTTCTGCTTTACCGTTCATTATTAATAAAGTACCACCCTAATAGACTATTATACATACCATCTGATTATCAAACGATATTTTATTCAGAAAGTACATCAAATTGAACGTAAGATAACACAACAAGATATTTTATAAATTCAATTTATTCAAGTTAGATATTTTATTTTACTTTAGTGCAAATCTCAATGCTTTCTTTTGAATTATTCCGATAGTATGACAAAAAGTTTTCGGCGATTAATTTATGCCCTGCCTCATTCCAGTGCACATCTCCCTGAATAAACATTTTTTCTAAAAGTAAAATATTATCGCTTTCTCTATTATCCAACTTTATAAAACAAGGAAAATAATTCAGAAAACCAACGCTTCTTTTTTTTGCCCAATCTTTCCAGAAAATCACTTGAATTGAGTCCAAATCATTATTTACTATTTGATCCGGCCATGGATAAATGGCAATAGTCAATTTAATTTTATGCTGCCTTAACAAGTTATCTAACGAATCCATATAAAAAGCAGCAATGTCTAATCCGCCTTTTCCATATTCCCTGAACGTGTCAGCGTCTACCGTCCACAGGCTTCTCTGCTTATGGAGGCCATATTTGTTTTCATAATGTTGCTGTTTTTGTGTAGTATCAAGAGAAGGCAAAATAAAATCATATATTTCACTTAAAATAAAATATACTATCAAAGAATTATTCCTTATAATATTTTTAACTAATTGCTTTTCACCATTTTTATCCTCATCAGTTCTTTTATGTTCTTTATCTATTGCGGTATTTTGTTCGGATGATTTGGAGTAGGAAATTTCGTCTCCGATATCTGAGATATCAATGAACACAATCAATTCATCAAATTTCAAGCCGACATCCTCAATAAGATATTTTATCTTTTTCCAATAGAGACTGGGACAGTATGAACATACGCCAGCATTTAGAACTTCAATACCTTGATGTGATAAATCATTTGAAATTACTCCTGCAAATGTATTTTGATACTCTACCCCGAGTCCTTCAGTAAACGAATCTCCAATAAAAACGATTCTGTGATTATTAGATTTCAAGGGCGTATCAATTGCATCTTTATTTCTAAAGCCTAACGAATCAGTTAAAATTGAATATCTTCTGTTTCCCCAAATCGCGTTCTTTACCGAAATTTTTTTCTTGAGATCATGGTGATAAATGCCCGATTTAGTCCTGCAAGTTTTCTCAATACGTTCCGCCTCTTTCTCTGCTCGTTGATAAAAAGGATACCCGAAAATAACCTTGTATACATTCGCAGATGTAACGTCAAGAGACATAATAACTAAAATTATTGCAACAATAATTGTTGCCTTAGGATTTTTTTCAAAGAAATTTTCGTTTCTTATATTCATCTTCGTCTCTTACTTCAAGCAAGGAATTATTGAAAAACAAAGGTATCGTTCTGAATTTAATAAAAAAACCCGGAAGTTAAAGTACTGCAAATTCAAGATCATAGATTTCAACTTAAAAAACAGTGCTATATTTTCTTATAGGCACAACTGACCGTCAATATTAAGAAATTATTAATATTCACTAAGAACTGGTGTATTCAATGATTGATCTTTGAAGAATTATAATTGTTTGGAGTATAAATAAGGTCCGGTCTCGTCCTGGTCCCTGTCACAGGGAAAAAAACCTCTTCATCCTTAAATATCTTCTCACTCAAAGTATAATATTTTCTAAAACCGGGTAAGCCACAAGTTTCAACGGAATCAAGAATAACCGCTCCGAACTTTCTTTCTCTCATTGTTTTCTCAATGTCATCAAGCATCTGTGCTTTAATATCTGCATGCTTTTCATTCGTTGTAAAGTATACATCTCTAGCTCCCATTATATTTGCATAACTTTTCTTGCCTGCAAGCACTGAAATATATCCATGATTAAAGACAAAGATTTCTCCTTTTATCTGTGATAGTTGTTTTATAAGCTCTTTTCCTGCTTCTAAATCTCTGCTTGTGGGGATTTGAGTTAAGGGATTATAAACAAGACTGGCTGAACAAAACTGTACTATACAAACAAGATATATTAGGGTTTTCATTAAACTTCTTTTATCAAAAGATATCGTCTGACTTATTTCCAACAACTTATTTAGTCCTAATCCAAATAGAATAGATATAAAAGCATAAGTCGGAAACAATACATTGGTAAACCCTATCCGATAACGTGAATACCATGATGCTGTAACAGTTCCCAATAACGCTAAAAAATAAAAGAAGAAAATCTTTCTCTTTGATTCAGTTAACAAAGAAAACAAGTAAAATATACCTATAGAAAATGCTATGCCCACAGGCATAATAATATCTTTTGGCCAAAAAGAAAGCAGAACTTTATTATCGACGGGCGTTGTCCTTGGGAGTTCAAAAACATAAAAATTAAACCACCCGTCATAATAATAATTCAGGAAAAAACTCCCAAATCCAACTATCAGAACAATGGGAGCTATGAAAGACAGCGCTAAGCGTTTATTAAAAAAAATACAATAGACCATAATTGGTAACGAAATGACCAAGGCTGTTTGTTTAGTCAGAAACGCAAGAGAAATTACTGCCCCAGCAATAAAGTAGTATTTTTCCGATTCATTAAATCTAACTATATATAATGATGTTAATAAGAGGAACAGAAATAGCGAGTCTACCCTGCCGATGTCGAAGTGCGACCCTGTCAGATAAAATGTTGCGTAAAACAGACAGGAAGCAATAAGGCCGGAATATTTGTCGCCGGACTCCCGTTTAACCATTAGATAAATAATCAAAAAAGACCCCAAAGATGAAGTGAAGGATATCAATCTAAGAGGCAAGAAACCAATGCCAATAATCCTGGATAATAAAGCTGACAAGTAGAAAAATAACGGGGTATATATAGATGGAACAAATTCGATGGACGGCTTAACATAATATTTATAACCAGAGAGTATCCTGTTTACATGATCTACATAAGCTCCTTCCAGCCATATTAATTCAAAAGGATACCTTATGCGGAAAAAAACTACAATCAGGTAGAGTGCGGCATATGACACTGCGCCTGCCAGCAAAACCCATTTAAGGAACTTGGGTATCTGATCAAGAAAATAATTTTTCATAGTTATAGATTATTATTGTCGTGCAAATAGTTATAAATAATATTTGCGGTAAATTCATGGCCCTTTATATTAAAATGCATTTCACCATTTTTGGGGAAATATCTGTCTTCAGGATGTTTCTTCATCTCATTCAATAAATTAATATATCTGATGTTATTACTCTCCAAATACTCAGATAATTCTCTGAAGAAATCTCGCCTTATGCCAAAAGTACCATTCAGGATTTCTTTGTTTTCATCCAGTTCTTTAAAATAAAAGGGCAGAAAATAATCCGGGTCAACTTGGAAATTAGTCGGTATCATTAAGACGATGAACTCACTATTGATGTCCTTAGCTATTTTATTCATTCCCAAAACAAGATCTCTGAAATACTTTTCCCGCTCGCCAAGGGGCGGAACATGTTGATCCATAATTTCATAATATGCATTATACTTCTGCCTAAAACGATATACATCATCGCCAAAGATTTGAGGAAACATCGCGACTGAATATCCAGGCGGGATTTTATAAGTCTTGGATGGGTTTATCTTACCGTAAAAATATTTATAAACTTTTTCAGTTAACTTTCCTAATGCGATGAAAAATTGACTTTCCCTCAGCACAGGTATTTTATAAACATATTCGTAACCGACTGTTTCTGTAGCCATTACAAAATCATCATTTTCCCTCCTTCTGCCATATTGGTCCACGTATGTTCCGAGTTTTTTACCCGTATCTAACTTCAGTGGCAATCCGCTGCTATCAAGTATCCAGTTATTCCTGTTTATATTCAGATCATTTCCGATATAAAAACCTAAAATTATAATATCAGGCTTGAACTTTATTCCTTCATTTCTTAACCATACATATTCTTCATCAGCATTATATCCTGGAAATCCTGCGTTAATTACTTCATATTTTGATCCATCTTCCTTTAATAATTGCTTTAATATGGAGGGATATGCATCCCCACTTTCCACAAATAAACCAAATGTATAAGAATCACCTATTATTAAAATTCTTTTCTTGTCTTTCGGCTTATCATAAGTGACTTCTTGATCATCCCTTAATCCAAGATTATTAGTTTTAACCGTTACATATTTACCTGGAAATTCGTTCGACGGATACTTTCCTGTGTAATTTTTTTTTAATTCAACCTTATTAAAGTCCGAAGGTGCCCACATATCACTGACGAGTTCCAGAAACTCCGAATACGTTTTTTGCGGTCTTGTTACCCGCACGGCAATTTCTCCAAACATAAATAATATGCTAAAAAGCACTATAAAACTAACAACAGAGAAAAATATATTTTTGCTATTTGTCATTGATTAACTTCCTCATGCCTAAAGTTTATTATAAAACAACCAGTTTAAAAATTATCACCAGAAGTATCCTCCGAATGTTTGCATAATAATGGTTTGCGTGCCGGCTGCTTTAATAAGAAAGATGAGCAAAGGCTCCTCAATATTGCTTAACGGCAGCAGAAAGAAAGGATACATAAATAATAATATTCTTGCTCCTTCCCCTGTATATAAACCTCCGATCAGGAAGAAAAGAAGTATCGGAATAATGCCAGCAAAAAACATTGAAATGACATCATTACGCAGATCAAATACCCGCAAATTCAAGAATGACGGACGAAACAATACTGCGGCAATGCCAAATGATAAAAATACAGCAAGCATAGTTATATTCTCTAACCGTGTCATAAAATACTTTAGAGGATAGTTGAATATGCTTTTGGGCTCAAGGCTTGCAGCTGTCATAAAAGCCTGTACATGGCTGTATTCACAAAAATGTTTCAATAAGAACTGAATGCATAACATTATTATCAAACTTATAAATAAGACCAAGAAAACTCTACAATTTTTATTTATTAAGACTTCTCTTAATGCAACCAAACCAGCCGCTGCCACCAAAAATAACGCGAGAAAAGTTAATAAATTGGCAAACACTATGCCAGATGCAAACAGCGTTAACCCTGTTATGGAAAACCCGCGCTTCATAATCATAATTAACCCTAAAAGGAACATCGCGCCCATGGTGGCAATAACCCCGTCTAAACTTACCGCACTGTAAATATTATATGCTGGAATAACAGAGAACAGAAAAGCGAATTGAACAGCATTCCGTCTTGATAGACCAAGCTCTCTCATAATTTGAAAAATTAATATTACCGACAGACTTGACAAGAAAACAAAAGAACATGCTAAAACCGGAAGGCTGTTATTTGAGATTTTAAGAATGAAATAATGGAGCAATATCGCGAAGGGCGGGTGTGTCCTTGTATGATGCAGCAAGTGGGGCTGCTGTATATTAAAACTGCTAAGCCATTCCTTCCAATCAGTAATTTTAATTGCCTCGTGGAAATATTGCTGGTAATACGGGATCCCCTGATAGTAGAAAGGTGCATCAAAGGGGCTGTAAAAAGCTTCTTCTACACCACCTTGTGCAAGATTCCCCAACACAACCAGCATCAGGCCGGTTATCCACACTTCCAGCACATTGAATCGCTCGCTATATTTTAACGATATCAAAAAAACAGCTAAAAATAATATAGTGTATGGCAGGCCGAAGAAATGAACCCTTGGACCATAAAATTCAGAAAAAGGGAAAATATCCGGAGTTCCGGTGTTCAGCCCTGCTGTTTTCATCATAAAATTAATAAAAGCCGCCATTATCCAGCCTGCAATTAATACAAGCATTGTACCGGCAGGACGACTTATAAGGTCCTTTGTATATTCTGGAAATTTGGAGATTACAATGCCGATTAACATCAAAAGACATCCGATGAGAAAAGAAAACCACCTTAAGTTGTGAAGAGTCGCACTTCTTTCATCTGAAAGCGGATGATGCGTTAAATAATGAACGAGAAATTCGGGAGTGATTATGACAGCACCCGCTATCCCGGTCATCCCGATTATTAGAAGAACTAAGTATATACGTTTCATTCGTAACATATTATTGCTCTTGGGGTAATTCAGGAGGGAATTCCATAAACGTCAGGCCGTTCTAAAATCTTTTAGTAACCACAAATACAGCTTTTTGTCTTATAAGCAAAAAAGATCGCATATGCAATAAACTTACAAAAACTCTCTAATCACAAGGTATTCTACTCGTTAAAGTGTTCATCAATAGGTATTGGAACAGCATTAAAGTTTTCTTGAAGCGCCTTTGAGACAGGATGGTTAATATCTGCGATGACATATAATCTGTTGCTTCTCCAATCATCATTTTTGAAGTATCTATATTTTCGACAAATTGTTGGATGATCTTTGCAAAAGGCAACGAACCTCTTGTTGATATTTATCGCATTGAAGATAAAAACATCAAAGGGGGCGGAGAAAGAATAATTATAATCTGTTCTTCCGCATACTCCGCCAGCTTCCGGTGTGCAGAAAGTATCTCCATATTTCGCATTATGAATGTCCATGAGCCCAAACAAATCTCTTACATAAACATGAACACCGGCATAATAAGGCATTATACCGGCCCGGTCGGTAAGCAATGTGGTTTGCACAGGCATATTTCGCAATAGGATGCCGAATTGTTGAAGATATAAGTCTTGTTTGAAGCCGTGTTTCTTTATAAGCTCTATTGGTTTGAGAAAGAAACCTATCCACAAGAATATCATTACAGATAAGGTAAATGTCAAAGCAACTTTCTTCCGTATTGAATCCTTCCAATACCTGCACATTAATAAATCCACAGACCATCCTACAAAAATGAGCAATAAAGGTAATATGGGTATCAAGTGACGATGAAATAAAAAAATATCACCGCCTGCCCAGATCGAAACAAAAGCATCTGCGGCTATGAGAAAGGCAATTAGCCAGAGAAGAGAGTCTTTTTTGTCTTTATTTATAAAAAGCAGAATATATGGAATCCATGCTCCTAAATAAAGGAGAGGAGCTTCATATTTAAACCCGCTGCTTATTACCCAGATAAAATCCTTCAACGCCTTAGCGTCTCCGGTAAAAAGAAATTTCTTTATAGAATATGTCGCAAATCCCTTGGCTTGAACTGTTGCCGGTAGAATTTCCTTATAAACAATATACCTGGCAGAAAAAACAAGGACCGTCAGGCCGATAAATATGAGCGTGACCGCAAACAATTGTTTAGGAATTTTTTTCTCTTCCAAAAAAACAAAATAAATGAAAATGCCAAGCAGTATGATTGCATAAAGCGGCCCCTCAGCTCTTGTAACATTCAGAAGGAACAAAGACGGGATGATTATAAAATAATTATTCGTACTCTTGCTCTTATAAAAAGAGATTACCGAAAACAATAATACTAATGAAAACAGTAAAGTATCCATCCCCGAAACACCATACAAATAAACTCCATAAGACAGAATATACGCTAATAAAAGCACAGTTCTTGTTATGAGGGGTTTGGAGAACGAAACTAATCCACAAATATAATTCATCATGAAAAGACATGCAATACCTATGAATAAATTCAGAATGGGAGCCAAGCTGATAAGGTTGAAGGAAAAGAAACTGCCAAGAGCCAAGATTACCGTCCATAGAAGGCTTGAATATCCCTCAACATATTCACCGATGTTAAATACAGGCCCATAACCATTTGCCCAGTTCTCGGCATATCTGTAAAAAATATAAGAGTCGTCCAGGTTAATTATTCCCTGTACGCTATATATGAATAAGTAGATAAAAATAAAAAAAGCTACCGAAGGAATTGCATACCAAAAAGAATTTATATTTTTTGATTTACTTCCATACATTATCAATAATTTCCTTTATTAACTCCGTTTCTTTATAGAATCTTATAGAAGCGGCAAAAAATGTTTTTTCATATTGATCTTGCTCGATATCTTTAGTTTCTCAAACAAAGTTCGACTGTTAATTTATTGAAGCATTGTCCAGTGGCACATAAATATATTCGGGCCTCGTTTCAGTGCCAGTTACAGGAATAAAAACCTTTTCGTCATCAAAAATACGTTCTCTCTTAACATAATACTTGTCCATATCATATGGGTACCATGGCTCAAATGAATCAATAATAATAGCTGAAAATTTTTTTTCTCTCACGGCCTCTTTTATTTCATCAATAAGTCTTGCTTTTATTTGGGAGTGTTTCTTACTCCATGTAGTTAGAACGTCTCTCATTCCCATCTGATTTGCATAGCTTTTCTTGCCTGCCAAGATAGGAAGATAACCATGAAACGGGCTGTAGACCTCACCGTCTATTTGCGCCATTTTTTCTATAAACAACTTCCCTGCCTCCAAATCCATTTCTGTGGGGATCTGACTAAAGGGATTATAGATAAGGGAACCGAATTGAAATATGCAAATCAAGTAGATTACGGAATGAGCTATATTTAGCTTAACTGAAGATAAGGCCTTGCTGGTTTCAAATAATTGATTCACTCCAAGACCAAACAAAACAGAGACGGTCGCATAGGCGGGAAACATTACATTAAAATAACCGCCTCCGCGTAAACGGGAATACCATGATGCCAAAAGCATTCCTGTCGCAACCAGGCAGTAAAAGATAAAAGTCTTTCTATCTGTTTTTCTGCTCTCGGTCAAAAGGTAAACACTCGCTACAGCTAATGCCGCAAAAAACGGCGATATAATGTCCTTTGTCCAAAAGCTTGCGAGATATCTCGTGAATATCGGGGTCGTTCTCGGCAGTTCAAAGACATAGAAATTAAACCAGCCATCATACTTGTAATTTAAGAATATGCTGCCTAACCCGATGAAAACAGCCAGGGTAGTTATAAAATAAACTGCACAGCGTCTATTTGTGAGAAGGACACATAGTGTAACGGGTAAAGAAATGGCAAGCGCTGTTTGCTTTGTATAAAAAGAAAGCGCCATCAGCACGCCGGATAAAATATACGCGCTTGCCGATTTACCGAACTTGAGAATATACAGAGACGATAAACAAAAAAACAGGAAAAGTGAATCCGGGCGGCCAATGTCTAACCATGCGCCGCTCAATTTATATGAGGCGGCAAACAGGCATAATGCCAGCAAAGCGGGAAAAGTTCTCCCTGTCTCAC is a window of Nitrospirota bacterium DNA encoding:
- a CDS encoding SGNH/GDSL hydrolase family protein, with the protein product MNGKAESNFFLRHPKKTVLFFVVISCFVLDVTIAKTYKIIFGYPWYERNIQNKIAAEKSFRIYSEIYHHDLAKNKSVDNASWGNITYRVFTDSLGFKNGSAKKISINSESKRILFIGDSFTEGNGIEYPNTFVGLISTELSKKGIEVLNAGVASYSPIIYWRKTKYLLEEVGLKFDELVVFIDFGDAGNELSYKLGNDGNIKGEPDNRIDSMPKEANMTLGSLIKNNSIFLFYMKNKVKSLLSSATDEEKRLSPPKPAFLLENSVNGESGLSMYYRHGYANGLRSMEKYMNMLYDLLEKRNIKMTIAIYPWPDQVLSNDLNNIHVSFWKDWSLKHNVKFLNYFPYFIRSNNSEKENQLTVAKYFIPGDIHWNEEGHRLLSSIFLSSYVTNDAAHHINLIHQKP
- a CDS encoding SGNH/GDSL hydrolase family protein, whose translation is MFGEIAVRVTRPQKTYSEFLELVSDMWAPSDFNKVELKKNYTGKYPSNEFPGKYVTVKTNNLGLRDDQEVTYDKPKDKKRILIIGDSYTFGLFVESGDAYPSILKQLLKEDGSKYEVINAGFPGYNADEEYVWLRNEGIKFKPDIIILGFYIGNDLNINRNNWILDSSGLPLKLDTGKKLGTYVDQYGRRRENDDFVMATETVGYEYVYKIPVLRESQFFIALGKLTEKVYKYFYGKINPSKTYKIPPGYSVAMFPQIFGDDVYRFRQKYNAYYEIMDQHVPPLGEREKYFRDLVLGMNKIAKDINSEFIVLMIPTNFQVDPDYFLPFYFKELDENKEILNGTFGIRRDFFRELSEYLESNNIRYINLLNEMKKHPEDRYFPKNGEMHFNIKGHEFTANIIYNYLHDNNNL
- a CDS encoding glycosyltransferase family 39 protein; translation: MKKTYSEWISNFLRYVLLAGALLYVVIYFFLVFSRIQYPFELMWQEGASVDHVKRIVDGYKYYVSPSLEFVPSIYTPLYFYISAFVSKLTGIGFMPLRLVSFLSSIGSFVIIYLIVKSETGRTFPALLALCLFAASYKLSGAWLDIGRPDSLFLFFCLSSLYILKFGKSASAYILSGVLMALSFYTKQTALAISLPVTLCVLLTNRRCAVYFITTLAVFIGLGSIFLNYKYDGWFNFYVFELPRTTPIFTRYLASFWTKDIISPFFAALAVASVYLLTESRKTDRKTFIFYCLVATGMLLASWYSRLRGGGYFNVMFPAYATVSVLFGLGVNQLFETSKALSSVKLNIAHSVIYLICIFQFGSLIYNPFSQIPTEMDLEAGKLFIEKMAQIDGEVYSPFHGYLPILAGKKSYANQMGMRDVLTTWSKKHSQIKARLIDEIKEAVREKKFSAIIIDSFEPWYPYDMDKYYVKRERIFDDEKVFIPVTGTETRPEYIYVPLDNASIN
- a CDS encoding glycosyltransferase family 39 protein, which produces MKNYFLDQIPKFLKWVLLAGAVSYAALYLIVVFFRIRYPFELIWLEGAYVDHVNRILSGYKYYVKPSIEFVPSIYTPLFFYLSALLSRIIGIGFLPLRLISFTSSLGSFLIIYLMVKRESGDKYSGLIASCLFYATFYLTGSHFDIGRVDSLFLFLLLTSLYIVRFNESEKYYFIAGAVISLAFLTKQTALVISLPIMVYCIFFNKRLALSFIAPIVLIVGFGSFFLNYYYDGWFNFYVFELPRTTPVDNKVLLSFWPKDIIMPVGIAFSIGIFYLFSLLTESKRKIFFFYFLALLGTVTASWYSRYRIGFTNVLFPTYAFISILFGLGLNKLLEISQTISFDKRSLMKTLIYLVCIVQFCSASLVYNPLTQIPTSRDLEAGKELIKQLSQIKGEIFVFNHGYISVLAGKKSYANIMGARDVYFTTNEKHADIKAQMLDDIEKTMRERKFGAVILDSVETCGLPGFRKYYTLSEKIFKDEEVFFPVTGTRTRPDLIYTPNNYNSSKINH